In Archaeoglobus profundus DSM 5631, the sequence TCCACCCTTTCCACTAACTACTGCAATCTGCATTTAATCACCTCGTAGATCTCTCTAAACAGATCAGCATAGTCGTGCAAAAGCTCTCCCCTGGAATAGCTCTCCGCAATACGCTTGCTGAACGGTATTCTGCCAATTATATCCGCATCGATCTTGTCTTCAATGTTGAAGGGTAATCCGTGCTTGTTTATTACAACACCGTAGGAAACCTCAAGCTTGTCCAGAACGCTCATGGCTAATTTGAGATCGTGCAAGCTGAAGGGAGTTGGCTCACAAACGAGAATGCAGTAATCAGCATCTCTAACACTTTCAACCATAGGGCAGGATGTCCCGGGCGGGCAATCTATAATTGCATCGCCTTTAATCTTTTTTTTGACCTGCTTTATGATCGGAACTGGAGTAGTCTCTCCGACATTCAAAATGCCGTAGGTCAGTTTTATTTTGGAATTCACCTCAACGATCTTTCCTATGGGTATCTCGACTTCTTCAATCGCTCTTTTAGAACAAAAGTAGCTGCAAGCTCCGCAGCTGTGACAGAGCTCTGGCATAACGTATATTTTGTCCTTTAGAACGACTATAGCATGAAATTCACATACGTCTCTGCAGATCCCGCAATAGTCGCACCTGCTTTCATCTATTGATGGAACCTTTCTGCAAACAATTTCTTCCCTCTTTTCACCTTTGATGAAAAGGTGGCAGTTCGGTTCCTCAACATCCAAATCGAAGAGGTCTACACCGTTGAAGTATGCCAAATTTACTGCAAGGGTCGTTTTTCCCGTCCCTCCCTTACCACTCGCAATCGCAATCTTTACCATTGACCCCTTCCTCCCCCTCTTCTCCACCTTCCCATCTTTGGCTGGGATGGAGATGTAATCTCCTCAAGCTCTCCCCTGATTAGCTTTTCAATAGCCTCTTTCACTGTCAGTCCACTCCCTCTGTAAACCTTGATCCCGGCCGAACTTAGAACTCCCAAAGCGTTGGGACCGACGTTTCCAGTTATAACCGCATTGACTCCTTTATCGACCAAAAACTGAGAAACCGCAACTCCCGCACCTCCACCTCTCACAGCGAAATCGTTTCTAACAACTTCAACACTCTTAATTTCTCCATCTTCAACATCTACTATCGTGAAGCTCACAGCCCTTCCAAAAACTTCAGAGACCTTGTCATCCAAACCACCGCTTATAGTAGAGACTGCAACTCTCATGAGTGCTAATGGGCTGTGCGGTATATTAGGTTATCCTAAAGTTCGACTCGATCTAAAACATCTTATATGAACTAACCATTTTGATGGACAAGTCTTAAAATACTTCAATGAAACACTTGTGAGATGCTCAGGGCTATACAGATAATAGCCAAGAACGAAATCGGTGTTCTTAGGGATGTTACGACGGTCATAGCAAATTACAATGGAAACATAACGTATTCCCAGACGTTTATACTCGAAGATGGAGAGTACAAGGGTAAAGCCATGATATATTTTGAAGTTGAAGGTGGTGATTTCGAGAGTATGCTCAAAGAGATCAAGGAGATTCCGACCGTTTTGAGTGTTGAAGAAGTAAAACCGTTCAAGGACATATTTGGTAAGAGAGTTATAATATTTGGCGGTGGTGCTTTGGTTTCTCAAGTGGCGTTGGGTGCGATTAGCGAAGCGGACAGACACAACTTGAGAGGGGAAAGAATTAGTGTCGATACGATGCCCATAGTTGGTGAAATCGAATTGGCTGAAGCTGTGAATGCCGTTTCAAGATTGCACAGAGCTAAAGCTTTAGTTTTGGCCGGTGGTTTGATGGGCGGTAAGATTGCGGATGAGGTGAAGATGCTTAGGAGATGTGGTATTCCAGTGATATCTCTGAACATGCTCGGTAGTGTTCCAAAGGTCAGTGATCTGGTTGTAAGTGATCCTGTCATGGCCGGAACTCTAGCAGTTATGCACGTAAGTGAAAAGGCTAAGTTCGACATCAGAAGGGTGAGGGGCAGGCGGATTTGATCCAGCTGATCATGAAGTTTGCTATATTCTCGTAATCGTCCCTCCTGAATTTGGGTTGGAAATCGACATTGAAATCGGCAACGACAGCAATCACATTTGTATAACTTCTTAAATCCTCTCCGTCTTTAAGAACC encodes:
- a CDS encoding DUF5612 domain-containing protein; its protein translation is MLRAIQIIAKNEIGVLRDVTTVIANYNGNITYSQTFILEDGEYKGKAMIYFEVEGGDFESMLKEIKEIPTVLSVEEVKPFKDIFGKRVIIFGGGALVSQVALGAISEADRHNLRGERISVDTMPIVGEIELAEAVNAVSRLHRAKALVLAGGLMGGKIADEVKMLRRCGIPVISLNMLGSVPKVSDLVVSDPVMAGTLAVMHVSEKAKFDIRRVRGRRI
- a CDS encoding nucleotide-binding protein → MEKRGRKGSMVKIAIASGKGGTGKTTLAVNLAYFNGVDLFDLDVEEPNCHLFIKGEKREEIVCRKVPSIDESRCDYCGICRDVCEFHAIVVLKDKIYVMPELCHSCGACSYFCSKRAIEEVEIPIGKIVEVNSKIKLTYGILNVGETTPVPIIKQVKKKIKGDAIIDCPPGTSCPMVESVRDADYCILVCEPTPFSLHDLKLAMSVLDKLEVSYGVVINKHGLPFNIEDKIDADIIGRIPFSKRIAESYSRGELLHDYADLFREIYEVIKCRLQ
- a CDS encoding NifB/NifX family molybdenum-iron cluster-binding protein, whose protein sequence is MRVAVSTISGGLDDKVSEVFGRAVSFTIVDVEDGEIKSVEVVRNDFAVRGGGAGVAVSQFLVDKGVNAVITGNVGPNALGVLSSAGIKVYRGSGLTVKEAIEKLIRGELEEITSPSQPKMGRWRRGGGRGQW